The following coding sequences lie in one Agrobacterium vitis genomic window:
- a CDS encoding lysylphosphatidylglycerol synthase domain-containing protein translates to MQKKILLNGIFLAATAIALWLSYRALSKFSLNDIEMSLSAIPWTGFALSLFFCAVSYLCLTGFDYLGILYAGSRLSWRKAAVASFVSLSIGHNVGLAALSSGAVRYRYYRRWGLKNEEVAKIILFCGATVGIGLIGLAGICLALFPQSAAKLGGMGSFAARLIGFACLAAIGIYLVASAWLRGEIRIYKWRFSLPTLPIALAQVAVGIANFTAVAACLFWLARSSAGFFETTTAYVMANLSALVAHVPGGLGVMEATISFIMGKDASIGALIAFRVVYFFIPLAIGIPVFAISEWYYSRLERRNNSSSNETVKAATL, encoded by the coding sequence ATGCAAAAGAAGATTTTGTTGAATGGCATTTTCCTTGCTGCGACAGCAATAGCCCTCTGGCTGAGCTACCGGGCGCTGAGCAAATTCTCCCTCAACGATATCGAAATGTCATTGTCTGCTATCCCTTGGACAGGTTTCGCTCTGTCATTATTTTTTTGTGCCGTCTCCTACCTTTGTCTGACTGGCTTCGACTATCTTGGCATCCTCTATGCTGGTTCTCGTTTGTCCTGGCGAAAAGCCGCGGTCGCGTCTTTTGTCAGCCTCTCTATCGGACATAATGTCGGCTTGGCGGCGCTGTCCAGCGGTGCGGTCCGCTATCGGTATTATCGGCGCTGGGGCCTAAAAAACGAGGAAGTCGCCAAAATCATTCTCTTTTGCGGCGCAACCGTCGGAATCGGCTTGATAGGATTGGCTGGCATTTGCCTTGCCCTGTTTCCGCAGAGTGCGGCCAAGCTCGGCGGCATGGGGAGTTTCGCTGCTCGGCTGATTGGATTTGCCTGTCTGGCTGCAATTGGCATCTATCTCGTGGCCTCAGCCTGGCTGCGCGGTGAAATACGAATATACAAATGGCGCTTCTCACTGCCAACCCTGCCTATCGCCCTTGCCCAGGTTGCTGTTGGCATCGCCAATTTCACTGCCGTCGCCGCTTGTCTCTTTTGGTTGGCAAGATCGTCCGCAGGTTTTTTTGAAACGACAACCGCCTATGTCATGGCTAACCTCTCGGCGCTGGTTGCCCATGTTCCTGGTGGACTTGGCGTCATGGAAGCGACGATCTCATTCATCATGGGCAAAGACGCATCGATCGGCGCGCTCATTGCATTTCGCGTTGTGTATTTTTTCATTCCGCTGGCAATCGGCATCCCGGTCTTTGCCATCAGTGAATGGTATTATTCGCGCCTCGAACGCCGGAATAATTCCTCGTCAAATGAGACGGTGAAAGCAGCAACTCTTTGA